In Carya illinoinensis cultivar Pawnee chromosome 10, C.illinoinensisPawnee_v1, whole genome shotgun sequence, one DNA window encodes the following:
- the LOC122279335 gene encoding transcriptional regulatory protein AlgP-like isoform X3: protein MVLKVDLQCDRCYKKVKKVLYKFPQIQDQIFDEKQNTVLIKVVCCSPEKVKQKIIYKGGNSIQSIEIKPSPKPKTEEAKPKPQDPKPAEKPKEAAQKPKENPAANPKPAEKPKEAEAKPKGKPDDAKPPEPVPKPSEPAALIAVPYYPQTYVAGAYSRPLYEGYGGGPLPSCEEYAIGRPVYDSYGGGGYWPPSYVNRYDYYSSEENQSGCIIM from the exons ATGGTGCTGAAGGTTGACCTGCAGTGCGATCGCTGCTACAAGAAGGTGaagaaagttttatataaatttcctc AAATACAAGACCAGATATTCGATGAGAAGCAAAACACAGTATTAATCAAAGTTGTGTGCTGCTCTCCTGAAAAAGTTAAGCAAAAGATTATCTACAAAGGTGGTAATTCTATTCAGAGCATTGAGATCAAACCTTCTCCAAAGCCCAAAACTGAGGAGGCGAAACCAAAACCTCAGGATCCAAAGCCAGCTGAAAAACCGAAAGAAGCTGCTCAGAAGCCCAAGGAAAACCCTGCGGCAAATCCCAAGCCAGCTGAAAAGCCGAAAGAAGCTGAAGCCAAGCCCAAGGGAAAACCTGATGATGCGAAGCCTCCTGAACCGGTTCCAAAGCCTTCTGAACCGGCAGCACTCATCGCTGTACCGTATTATCCACAGACCTACGTAGCTGGTGCGTATAGCAGGCCACTTTATGAAGGGTATGGTGGGGGTCCATTGCCATCATGTGAGGAATATGCGATAGGGAGGCCGGTGTATGATAGTTACGGGGGTGGTGGTTATTGGCCGCCTAGTTACGTCAACCGTTATGATTACTACTCCAGTGAGGAAAACCAATCAGGATGCATCATCATGTAA
- the LOC122279335 gene encoding transcriptional regulatory protein AlgP-like isoform X2, producing MGEKVTTIMVLKVDLQCDRCYKKVKKVLYKFPQIQDQIFDEKQNTVLIKVVCCSPEKVKQKIIYKGGNSIQSIEIKPSPKPKTEEAKPKPQDPKPAEKPKEAAQKPKENPAANPKPAEKPKEAEAKPKGKPDDAKPPEPVPKPSEPAALIAVPYYPQTYVAGAYSRPLYEGYGGGPLPSCEEYAIGRPVYDSYGGGGYWPPSYVNRYDYYSSEENQSGCIIM from the exons ATGGGGGAAAAG GTTACTACAATAATGGTGCTGAAGGTTGACCTGCAGTGCGATCGCTGCTACAAGAAGGTGaagaaagttttatataaatttcctc AAATACAAGACCAGATATTCGATGAGAAGCAAAACACAGTATTAATCAAAGTTGTGTGCTGCTCTCCTGAAAAAGTTAAGCAAAAGATTATCTACAAAGGTGGTAATTCTATTCAGAGCATTGAGATCAAACCTTCTCCAAAGCCCAAAACTGAGGAGGCGAAACCAAAACCTCAGGATCCAAAGCCAGCTGAAAAACCGAAAGAAGCTGCTCAGAAGCCCAAGGAAAACCCTGCGGCAAATCCCAAGCCAGCTGAAAAGCCGAAAGAAGCTGAAGCCAAGCCCAAGGGAAAACCTGATGATGCGAAGCCTCCTGAACCGGTTCCAAAGCCTTCTGAACCGGCAGCACTCATCGCTGTACCGTATTATCCACAGACCTACGTAGCTGGTGCGTATAGCAGGCCACTTTATGAAGGGTATGGTGGGGGTCCATTGCCATCATGTGAGGAATATGCGATAGGGAGGCCGGTGTATGATAGTTACGGGGGTGGTGGTTATTGGCCGCCTAGTTACGTCAACCGTTATGATTACTACTCCAGTGAGGAAAACCAATCAGGATGCATCATCATGTAA
- the LOC122279335 gene encoding protein PYRICULARIA ORYZAE RESISTANCE 21-like isoform X1, whose amino-acid sequence MGEKVCEYTVTTIMVLKVDLQCDRCYKKVKKVLYKFPQIQDQIFDEKQNTVLIKVVCCSPEKVKQKIIYKGGNSIQSIEIKPSPKPKTEEAKPKPQDPKPAEKPKEAAQKPKENPAANPKPAEKPKEAEAKPKGKPDDAKPPEPVPKPSEPAALIAVPYYPQTYVAGAYSRPLYEGYGGGPLPSCEEYAIGRPVYDSYGGGGYWPPSYVNRYDYYSSEENQSGCIIM is encoded by the exons ATGGGGGAAAAGGTTTGCGAATACACT GTTACTACAATAATGGTGCTGAAGGTTGACCTGCAGTGCGATCGCTGCTACAAGAAGGTGaagaaagttttatataaatttcctc AAATACAAGACCAGATATTCGATGAGAAGCAAAACACAGTATTAATCAAAGTTGTGTGCTGCTCTCCTGAAAAAGTTAAGCAAAAGATTATCTACAAAGGTGGTAATTCTATTCAGAGCATTGAGATCAAACCTTCTCCAAAGCCCAAAACTGAGGAGGCGAAACCAAAACCTCAGGATCCAAAGCCAGCTGAAAAACCGAAAGAAGCTGCTCAGAAGCCCAAGGAAAACCCTGCGGCAAATCCCAAGCCAGCTGAAAAGCCGAAAGAAGCTGAAGCCAAGCCCAAGGGAAAACCTGATGATGCGAAGCCTCCTGAACCGGTTCCAAAGCCTTCTGAACCGGCAGCACTCATCGCTGTACCGTATTATCCACAGACCTACGTAGCTGGTGCGTATAGCAGGCCACTTTATGAAGGGTATGGTGGGGGTCCATTGCCATCATGTGAGGAATATGCGATAGGGAGGCCGGTGTATGATAGTTACGGGGGTGGTGGTTATTGGCCGCCTAGTTACGTCAACCGTTATGATTACTACTCCAGTGAGGAAAACCAATCAGGATGCATCATCATGTAA